The following proteins are co-located in the Polymorphospora rubra genome:
- a CDS encoding bifunctional diguanylate cyclase/phosphodiesterase yields the protein MTSGPAWPARPSAPSGLRRIVPLTGALLTLAITAVVLGPIFAGGSPAEPSDLLLRSGIVAGVFAAGQLARLRVRTGSGGFSVTWGEAALIVGLHLVPAGWLPAATLVGAGVAWSILAVFVDRRGVLEVLHCVASLTTAVGIAAAVTQALAPPLGAPLSPALAGALLLGAATYLATTTALAMVTMAVRHRRPVVPLLLGILRGKLLMFAGNVLVGLAAIVMIDSDPRWLLLVPPALWLLQQTYLHRFRADDERQAWSTLAAAVNGLNRLDERAVVSAALESAARLFQAERVELDVTRADGSRRRYRLAPDGELAVRAVPADSRPDSDSGRYDVELTAGGIRVGDLRVRFPSSVTPGHRERAALSIFGAALATALHDAIIHRELRILTSRSAYEAVHDPLTKLVNRAAVLSKGDVALHRLTHDHPVALLLLDINNFKEVNDTLGHAAGDELLQVTAGRLKASMRPGELLGRLGGDEFALLITAVPVRADVAGGGSSLPAAMRRARDLVERLAVPVEVGGVKMSVEASVGVVVAGAGTADMTELLRRADIAMYQAKDGGSNIASYDSGRDAASTDQLALLAELREALVVDDQLVLHLQPAVDLVTGRPTGVEALIRWHHPRRGTLGPGDFVRAVEGSDLLAPFTRYVIDRALTVAAEWARTGLDVPISVNLSARSLLDPRLPVEVGESLRRHQVPARRLVLEITETVVMSELDVIDDVLADLRALGVQLAVDDFGTGFSSLSFLARIAVHELKVDRSFVMGMVDSPEAAAIVRTTVELAHELGLRVVAEGVETADQRTALAALGCTSAQGYHFFKPMPADKIVAVLRNLSDSAQAQILPLRADGAS from the coding sequence GTGACTTCCGGCCCGGCGTGGCCCGCCCGACCATCCGCACCGTCCGGTCTGCGTAGGATCGTCCCGTTGACCGGCGCGTTACTGACGCTTGCGATCACCGCCGTGGTGCTCGGCCCCATCTTCGCCGGCGGGAGCCCGGCGGAGCCGTCCGACCTGCTGCTCCGGTCGGGGATCGTGGCGGGTGTCTTCGCCGCCGGCCAGTTGGCCCGGCTGCGGGTGCGCACCGGCTCCGGTGGATTCAGCGTCACCTGGGGCGAAGCCGCCCTGATCGTGGGACTGCACCTGGTGCCCGCCGGCTGGCTGCCGGCGGCCACCCTCGTCGGCGCCGGGGTCGCCTGGAGCATCCTGGCGGTCTTCGTCGACCGGCGCGGCGTGCTGGAGGTGCTGCACTGTGTCGCGTCGCTGACCACCGCCGTCGGGATCGCCGCCGCCGTCACCCAGGCGCTCGCCCCGCCGCTCGGGGCGCCGCTGTCACCGGCGCTGGCCGGGGCCCTCCTGCTCGGGGCGGCCACCTACCTGGCGACCACGACGGCACTCGCCATGGTCACCATGGCGGTCCGGCACCGGCGGCCGGTCGTCCCGCTGCTGCTGGGCATCCTGCGCGGGAAACTGCTGATGTTCGCCGGCAACGTACTCGTCGGCCTGGCCGCGATCGTCATGATCGACAGCGATCCGCGGTGGCTGCTCCTGGTGCCGCCGGCCCTCTGGCTGCTGCAACAGACCTACCTGCACCGGTTCCGCGCCGACGACGAACGGCAGGCCTGGAGCACGCTCGCCGCCGCCGTCAACGGTCTCAACCGGCTCGACGAACGGGCCGTCGTCAGCGCCGCGCTCGAGTCCGCGGCCCGGCTGTTCCAGGCCGAACGGGTCGAGCTCGACGTCACCCGCGCCGACGGCAGCCGCCGACGCTACCGGCTGGCTCCCGACGGGGAGCTCGCCGTACGGGCCGTACCGGCCGATTCACGCCCCGACTCCGATAGCGGCCGGTACGACGTCGAGCTGACCGCGGGCGGCATCCGGGTCGGCGACCTGCGGGTCCGGTTCCCGAGTTCGGTCACCCCGGGACACCGGGAACGGGCCGCCCTGTCGATCTTCGGTGCGGCGCTGGCGACCGCCCTCCACGACGCGATCATCCACCGCGAGCTGCGCATCCTGACGTCACGATCGGCGTACGAGGCGGTGCACGATCCGCTCACCAAGCTGGTCAACCGGGCGGCCGTGCTCAGCAAGGGCGACGTCGCGCTGCACCGGCTCACCCATGATCATCCGGTCGCCCTGCTGCTGCTCGACATCAACAACTTCAAAGAGGTCAACGACACGCTGGGGCACGCCGCCGGCGACGAACTGCTCCAGGTGACCGCCGGTCGGCTCAAGGCCAGCATGCGGCCCGGCGAACTGCTCGGCCGGCTCGGCGGCGACGAGTTCGCTCTCCTGATCACCGCGGTGCCCGTACGCGCCGACGTGGCGGGCGGCGGTTCGAGCCTGCCGGCGGCGATGCGCCGGGCCCGCGACCTTGTCGAGCGGCTCGCCGTGCCGGTCGAGGTCGGCGGGGTCAAGATGTCGGTGGAGGCGTCCGTCGGCGTGGTCGTGGCCGGTGCCGGCACCGCCGACATGACCGAACTGCTGCGCCGGGCCGACATCGCCATGTACCAGGCCAAGGACGGCGGCAGCAACATCGCCTCGTACGACAGCGGCCGGGACGCGGCCAGCACCGACCAACTCGCCCTGTTGGCCGAGCTGCGCGAGGCGCTCGTCGTCGACGACCAGCTCGTCCTGCACCTGCAACCGGCGGTCGACCTGGTCACCGGCCGGCCGACCGGAGTCGAGGCCCTCATCCGCTGGCACCACCCGCGGCGGGGAACGCTCGGCCCCGGCGACTTCGTCCGGGCCGTCGAGGGAAGCGACCTGCTCGCCCCGTTCACCCGCTACGTCATCGACCGGGCGCTCACGGTCGCGGCCGAGTGGGCCCGCACCGGGTTGGACGTACCGATCTCGGTCAACCTGTCCGCCCGCAGCCTGCTCGACCCCCGACTGCCGGTCGAGGTCGGCGAGTCGCTACGACGCCACCAGGTGCCGGCCCGCCGCCTCGTGCTGGAGATCACCGAGACGGTCGTGATGAGCGAACTCGACGTGATCGACGACGTGCTGGCCGACCTCCGGGCGCTGGGTGTGCAACTGGCCGTCGACGATTTCGGCACCGGCTTCTCGTCGTTGAGTTTCCTGGCCCGGATCGCCGTACACGAACTCAAGGTCGACCGGTCCTTCGTGATGGGTATGGTCGATTCGCCGGAAGCCGCCGCGATTGTCCGTACCACCGTTGAACTCGCCCACGAGTTGGGGTTGCGGGTGGTCGCCGAGGGCGTGGAGACCGCCGACCAGCGGACCGCGCTCGCCGCCCTGGGCTGCACCTCCGCGCAGGGCTACCACTTCTTCAAACCAATGCCCGCCGACAAGATCGTGGCGGTGTTGCGCAATCTGTCCGATTCCGCGCAGGCGCAGATCCTGCCGCTGCGCGCTGACGGCGCCTCGTAG
- a CDS encoding amidase, which produces MAVQDIVPTWVGATAKQIARAVRRGDASATQVVADHLDHVATADPVVSAFRAVRGGEAIVEAEKVDEQDELANLPLAGVPVAVKENTAVAGLPTWNGSAAARSPVAEDDHEVVRRLRGAGAVVLGVTRMPELGLWAVTDDGTSVTRNPWRTDRTPGGSSGGAAAAVASGMVPIAHANDGLGSIRIPAACCGLIGLKPGRGVVPCQLGPEDWFGLTEHGILATTVADTAVGFAVLAGRRPEKLVEPRRLRVAMSLRSPVLGVRVDQPNRDAVASAVRLLVDAGHDTVTLDPVYPTSVGLRGVATWLAAAASDVRAGGLDPRTLQPRTRRHASLGAWAQRRGYVREADRTAWREKSIGFFTDNSIDVLLTPALAGPPPVAGGWAGRSWRANLTASIRYAPFAAPWNIAGLPSLVVPIGVRPDGLPVAVQLTGPPGSELLLLAVAGQFEMTAPWSRHAPGWPKVPTRTA; this is translated from the coding sequence GTGGCCGTGCAGGACATCGTGCCGACCTGGGTAGGTGCGACCGCGAAGCAGATCGCGCGTGCGGTCCGTCGCGGCGACGCGTCCGCGACGCAGGTGGTCGCCGACCATCTCGACCATGTCGCCACCGCCGATCCGGTGGTGTCCGCCTTCCGGGCGGTGCGCGGCGGCGAGGCGATCGTCGAGGCGGAGAAGGTCGACGAGCAGGACGAACTGGCCAACCTGCCACTGGCCGGGGTGCCGGTCGCGGTGAAGGAGAACACCGCGGTGGCCGGCCTGCCGACCTGGAACGGGTCCGCGGCGGCCCGCAGCCCGGTCGCCGAGGACGACCACGAGGTCGTACGCCGCCTGCGTGGCGCCGGGGCGGTGGTGCTCGGGGTGACCCGGATGCCGGAACTCGGCCTGTGGGCGGTCACCGACGACGGCACCTCGGTGACCCGCAACCCGTGGCGCACCGACCGGACCCCGGGTGGGTCGTCGGGTGGCGCGGCCGCCGCCGTCGCCTCCGGCATGGTGCCGATCGCGCACGCCAACGACGGCCTCGGCTCGATCCGGATCCCGGCCGCCTGCTGCGGCCTGATCGGCCTCAAGCCCGGCCGGGGTGTGGTGCCCTGCCAACTCGGCCCCGAGGACTGGTTCGGCCTGACCGAGCACGGCATCCTCGCCACCACCGTCGCCGACACCGCCGTCGGGTTCGCTGTCCTCGCCGGCCGCCGGCCGGAAAAACTCGTCGAGCCGCGCCGGCTGCGGGTCGCGATGTCGCTGCGGTCGCCGGTCCTCGGCGTCCGCGTCGACCAGCCCAACCGGGACGCGGTCGCGAGCGCCGTACGGCTGCTCGTGGACGCCGGCCACGACACCGTCACCCTCGACCCGGTCTATCCGACCTCGGTCGGCCTGCGCGGCGTCGCCACCTGGCTGGCGGCGGCGGCCAGCGACGTCCGGGCCGGCGGCCTCGACCCGCGCACCCTCCAGCCGCGTACCCGCCGGCACGCGTCGCTGGGGGCGTGGGCGCAGCGGCGCGGCTACGTACGCGAGGCCGACCGGACCGCCTGGCGGGAGAAGTCGATCGGGTTCTTCACCGACAACTCGATCGACGTGCTGCTGACCCCGGCACTGGCCGGTCCGCCACCGGTGGCCGGTGGCTGGGCCGGACGGTCGTGGCGGGCGAATCTGACGGCCAGCATCAGATACGCCCCGTTCGCCGCGCCGTGGAACATCGCCGGCCTGCCGTCGCTGGTGGTGCCGATCGGGGTGCGTCCGGACGGGCTGCCGGTCGCCGTGCAGCTCACCGGCCCGCCCGGCAGCGAACTGCTGCTGCTGGCCGTGGCCGGTCAGTTCGAGATGACCGCCCCGTGGAGCCGGCACGCACCCGGTTGGCCGAAGGTCCCCACCCGTACGGCCTGA
- the greA gene encoding transcription elongation factor GreA: MSTTDREAPATWLSQDAYDRLQAELNELIAARPVIAAEINARREEGDLRENGGYHAAREEQGKQEGRIRYLQELLRTAQVGEAPTADKVAPGTVVTIYFDEDSSDTETFLLGSREISATTDLTVYSPESALGKAILGSGPGQTVTYTAPSGADIKVTVVKFEPYGG, from the coding sequence GTGTCCACGACCGACCGCGAGGCGCCCGCCACCTGGCTGTCCCAGGACGCGTACGACCGCCTGCAAGCCGAGCTCAACGAGCTGATCGCCGCCCGACCGGTGATCGCCGCGGAGATCAACGCCCGTCGTGAAGAGGGCGACCTGCGCGAGAACGGCGGCTACCACGCCGCCCGCGAAGAGCAGGGCAAGCAGGAGGGTCGGATCCGCTACCTGCAGGAACTGCTCCGCACAGCGCAGGTCGGCGAGGCACCGACCGCCGACAAGGTCGCACCCGGCACCGTCGTGACGATCTACTTCGACGAGGACAGCAGCGACACGGAAACCTTCCTGCTCGGTTCGCGGGAGATCTCGGCCACCACCGACCTGACCGTCTACAGCCCGGAGTCCGCGCTCGGCAAGGCGATCCTCGGCAGCGGCCCCGGCCAGACCGTCACCTACACCGCGCCGAGCGGCGCGGACATCAAGGTCACCGTCGTCAAGTTCGAGCCGTACGGGGGCTGA
- a CDS encoding thioredoxin domain-containing protein — translation MNRLGSATSPYLQQHADNPVDWWPWCAEAFEEARRRDVPVLISVGYAACHWCHVMAHESFEDEAVGRLLNDNFVSIKVDREERPDVDAVYMTATQAMTGQGGWPMTVFATPDGTPFFCGTYYPRPNFVRLLESVTTAWRDQRDAVIEQGAALVQAIGGAQAVGKPAAPLTAELLDAAAIQLAKEHDRANGGFGGAPKFPPHMNLLFLLRHYQRTGDRQSLELVRHTAEAMARGGIYDQLAGGFARYSVDAHWTVPHFEKMLYDNALLLRVYTQLWRLTGDPLARRIAAETTAFLLDDLATEAGGLASALDADTDGVEGATYAWTPDQLVEVLGEDDGRFAADLFAVTTDGTFEHGTSVLRLARDVDDADPAVQDRWRRVRDRLRAARAARPQPARDDKVVASWNGLAVTALAEYAALTGDAAARDAAIRIAGVLADRHLVDGRLRRVSRDGVVGEPAGVLEDHGCVAEAFATVHQLTGDGRWLALAGQLLDTALTRFVTGAGGFYDTADDAERLVTRPADPTDNATPSGQSALVAALVTYSALTAQPRYRQAAETALSTIAPIVARHARFTGYAATVGEALLSGPYEIAVVTDDPTGDPLVGTAYRYAPPGAVIVAGKPDQPGVPLLADRRRIEDRATAYVCRGFVCDRPVTDAADLAAQLA, via the coding sequence ATGAACCGGCTCGGTAGCGCGACCTCGCCGTACCTCCAGCAGCACGCCGACAACCCGGTCGACTGGTGGCCGTGGTGTGCCGAGGCGTTCGAGGAGGCCAGACGCCGGGACGTACCGGTGCTGATCTCCGTCGGCTACGCCGCCTGCCACTGGTGCCACGTGATGGCGCACGAGTCGTTCGAGGACGAGGCCGTCGGCCGGCTGCTGAACGACAACTTCGTGTCGATCAAGGTCGACCGGGAGGAGCGGCCCGACGTCGACGCCGTCTACATGACCGCGACGCAGGCGATGACCGGCCAGGGCGGCTGGCCCATGACGGTCTTCGCGACACCGGACGGCACGCCGTTCTTCTGCGGCACCTACTATCCGCGCCCCAACTTCGTACGGCTGCTCGAATCGGTGACCACCGCGTGGCGCGACCAGCGGGACGCGGTGATCGAGCAGGGCGCCGCACTGGTCCAGGCGATCGGCGGGGCCCAGGCGGTCGGCAAGCCCGCCGCGCCGCTCACCGCCGAACTGCTCGACGCCGCCGCGATCCAGCTCGCCAAGGAGCACGACCGCGCCAACGGCGGGTTCGGCGGCGCCCCGAAGTTCCCGCCGCACATGAACCTGCTCTTTCTGCTGCGCCACTACCAGCGCACCGGTGACCGGCAGAGCCTGGAACTCGTCCGGCACACCGCCGAGGCGATGGCCCGGGGCGGTATCTACGACCAGCTTGCCGGCGGGTTCGCCCGCTACTCGGTCGACGCGCACTGGACCGTGCCGCACTTCGAGAAGATGCTCTACGACAACGCGCTGCTGCTGCGGGTCTACACCCAGCTGTGGCGGCTCACCGGCGACCCGTTGGCCCGCCGGATCGCCGCCGAGACCACCGCGTTCCTGCTCGACGACCTCGCCACCGAGGCCGGTGGGCTGGCCAGCGCCCTCGACGCCGACACCGACGGGGTGGAGGGCGCCACGTACGCCTGGACGCCCGACCAACTCGTCGAGGTGCTCGGTGAGGACGACGGTCGCTTCGCCGCCGACCTGTTCGCGGTCACCACGGACGGCACCTTCGAACACGGCACCAGCGTGCTGCGGCTGGCCCGCGACGTCGACGACGCCGACCCGGCCGTCCAGGACCGCTGGCGGCGGGTCCGGGACCGGCTGCGCGCCGCCCGGGCGGCCCGTCCGCAGCCGGCCCGCGACGACAAGGTGGTCGCCTCCTGGAACGGGCTCGCGGTGACCGCGCTCGCCGAGTACGCCGCCCTGACCGGTGACGCCGCCGCCCGCGACGCGGCCATCCGGATCGCCGGCGTGCTTGCCGACCGCCACCTCGTTGACGGGCGGCTGCGCCGGGTCTCCCGCGACGGCGTCGTCGGCGAACCCGCCGGGGTGCTGGAGGACCACGGCTGCGTGGCGGAGGCGTTCGCGACCGTGCACCAGCTCACCGGCGACGGGCGGTGGCTGGCGCTGGCCGGACAGCTGCTCGACACCGCGCTGACCCGGTTCGTCACCGGGGCCGGCGGGTTCTACGACACCGCCGACGATGCCGAGCGGTTGGTGACCAGACCGGCCGACCCGACCGACAACGCCACGCCGTCCGGCCAGTCGGCGCTGGTCGCGGCGCTGGTGACGTACTCGGCCCTGACGGCGCAGCCGCGCTACCGGCAGGCGGCGGAGACGGCGCTGTCGACCATCGCACCGATCGTCGCCCGGCACGCCCGCTTCACCGGGTACGCGGCGACGGTCGGCGAGGCGCTGCTCTCCGGGCCGTACGAGATCGCCGTCGTCACCGACGATCCGACCGGTGATCCGCTGGTCGGTACGGCGTACCGGTACGCCCCGCCCGGCGCGGTGATCGTCGCAGGGAAGCCGGACCAACCGGGCGTGCCGCTGCTCGCCGACCGGCGGAGGATCGAAGACCGGGCCACCGCGTACGTCTGCCGCGGCTTCGTCTGCGACCGCCCGGTCACCGACGCCGCCGACCTGGCCGCCCAGCTGGCGTGA
- the ilvA gene encoding threonine ammonia-lyase encodes MTELVGLADIEAARKLLTGVTRTTPLEPSRPLSAALGGPVWLKCENLQRAGSYKVRGAYVRLARLTPDERARGVVAASAGNHAQGVALAAGLLGIPSTVFMPVGAPLPKVVATKGYGARIELVGNTVDESLVAAREFAERTGAVFIHPFDHHDVIAGQGTVALEILEQCPEAATIVAGVGGGGLISGIAVVAKALRPDVRVIGVQARGAAAYPPSLVAGGPVRLPHYATIADGIAVGRPGDLTFAHVSKLVDDIVTVSEEDISRALLMLLERGKQVVEPAGAVGVAALLAGATTVDSPVVAVLSGGNIDPLLLLRVIEHGLAAAGRFLRFTVRCVDRPGQLASLLSQIAEHRANVVDVVHLRQNPLLRLGEVEVALSVETRGADHSERLVTALRASGYTVEISAPPA; translated from the coding sequence ATGACTGAGCTGGTCGGACTCGCCGACATCGAGGCCGCGCGGAAACTGCTGACCGGGGTGACCCGGACCACGCCGCTCGAACCGTCGCGGCCGCTCAGCGCGGCGCTCGGCGGTCCGGTCTGGCTCAAGTGCGAGAACCTTCAGCGGGCCGGTTCCTACAAGGTGCGTGGCGCCTACGTCCGGCTGGCCCGGCTGACGCCCGACGAGCGGGCCCGCGGCGTGGTCGCCGCCAGCGCCGGCAACCACGCCCAGGGCGTCGCGCTGGCCGCCGGACTGCTCGGCATCCCGTCCACGGTGTTCATGCCGGTCGGTGCGCCACTGCCGAAGGTCGTCGCCACCAAGGGGTACGGCGCACGCATCGAACTCGTCGGCAACACCGTCGACGAGTCGCTGGTCGCGGCCCGGGAGTTCGCCGAACGTACCGGGGCGGTGTTCATCCACCCGTTCGACCACCACGACGTCATCGCCGGTCAGGGCACGGTGGCGCTGGAGATCCTGGAGCAGTGCCCGGAGGCGGCGACGATCGTCGCCGGGGTCGGCGGCGGCGGCCTGATCTCCGGCATCGCGGTCGTGGCCAAGGCGCTGCGCCCGGACGTACGGGTCATCGGGGTGCAGGCCAGGGGAGCGGCGGCGTATCCGCCCTCGCTGGTGGCCGGCGGACCGGTACGGCTGCCGCACTACGCCACGATCGCCGACGGCATCGCGGTCGGCCGTCCCGGCGATCTCACGTTCGCGCACGTCAGCAAGCTGGTCGACGACATCGTGACGGTGTCCGAAGAGGACATCTCCCGGGCCCTGCTGATGTTGCTGGAGCGCGGAAAACAGGTTGTCGAGCCGGCCGGCGCGGTCGGGGTGGCGGCGCTGCTGGCCGGGGCGACGACCGTCGACTCACCGGTGGTGGCGGTGCTGTCGGGCGGCAACATCGATCCGCTGCTGCTGTTGCGGGTCATCGAGCACGGCCTGGCCGCGGCCGGTCGGTTCCTGCGCTTCACGGTGCGCTGCGTGGACCGGCCCGGGCAGTTGGCCTCGCTGCTGAGTCAGATCGCCGAGCACCGGGCGAACGTCGTCGACGTCGTACACCTGCGGCAGAACCCGCTGCTGCGGCTGGGGGAGGTGGAGGTGGCGCTGTCGGTGGAGACCCGTGGCGCGGACCACTCCGAGCGGCTGGTCACGGCGCTGCGGGCGAGCGGCTACACGGTCGAGATCTCGGCGCCGCCGGCCTGA
- a CDS encoding Fic family protein produces the protein MLYVAPALDSDDRRVLAQIDEFYQQFVSSSGGTRANEWLGGVRKRLVAGAIMGSNTIEGYSVELSTASAIVAGAPVPADVPEESKAAVSGYRDALTWVMQTPEMDFFAHSEMVLSGLHFMMTRAWKGKRPGRYRRGGIVVTGADPLAPAYVGPDVADVPTLMGELVDWLNGGDLNAHLLVRAAMAHLNLVSIHPWQDGNGRMSRCLQTLVIARGGRTYPEFCSIEEWLGHDINTLDYYRVLRETNQGSYQPERTSHGWVRFCLRAHHLQAQLVSKRLRLGREVWEAAHELAQRLDLHERTVSALYAAATDRLRRETYQAEEGLSRDQSIRDIRRLERAGLVAAVGYGPTLSYIAAGRLESAAADIAASLTAPPVEPYPT, from the coding sequence ATGCTTTACGTGGCTCCCGCGTTGGATTCCGACGATCGCCGCGTGCTGGCCCAGATCGATGAGTTCTACCAGCAGTTCGTCTCGTCCAGCGGTGGTACGAGGGCGAACGAATGGCTCGGTGGAGTCCGTAAACGCCTGGTGGCCGGAGCGATCATGGGCTCCAACACCATCGAGGGTTACTCCGTAGAGTTGAGCACGGCCTCCGCCATCGTCGCTGGTGCACCCGTACCCGCTGATGTTCCGGAGGAGTCGAAGGCGGCGGTGTCGGGCTACCGCGATGCCCTGACCTGGGTGATGCAGACCCCGGAGATGGACTTCTTCGCGCACAGCGAGATGGTGCTGTCAGGCCTCCATTTCATGATGACGAGAGCCTGGAAGGGCAAGCGTCCCGGTCGGTACCGGCGCGGAGGCATCGTGGTCACCGGTGCCGACCCGCTGGCGCCCGCGTACGTCGGACCGGACGTCGCGGACGTCCCGACACTCATGGGCGAACTGGTCGACTGGCTCAACGGCGGCGATCTCAATGCGCATCTGCTCGTACGGGCGGCAATGGCGCACCTGAACCTGGTGTCGATTCACCCCTGGCAGGACGGCAACGGCCGGATGTCCCGTTGCCTGCAGACCCTTGTCATCGCCCGTGGCGGGCGGACGTACCCGGAGTTCTGCTCCATCGAGGAGTGGCTCGGGCACGACATCAACACGCTCGACTACTACCGGGTATTGCGTGAGACGAATCAGGGCTCGTATCAGCCGGAGCGGACCAGTCACGGATGGGTCCGGTTCTGCCTGCGGGCGCACCATCTGCAGGCGCAGTTGGTGAGCAAACGGCTACGCCTCGGGCGTGAGGTCTGGGAAGCGGCACACGAGTTGGCGCAGCGGCTCGATCTGCACGAGCGGACGGTTTCCGCACTGTATGCGGCGGCGACCGACCGGCTGCGACGGGAGACCTATCAGGCGGAGGAAGGGCTGTCGCGGGACCAGTCGATTCGGGACATCCGGCGGCTGGAGCGTGCCGGGCTCGTCGCCGCGGTCGGGTATGGGCCGACTCTGAGTTACATCGCGGCCGGCAGGTTGGAGTCGGCGGCGGCGGACATCGCCGCGTCGCTGACGGCGCCGCCGGTGGAGCCGTACCCGACCTAG
- a CDS encoding C39 family peptidase, producing the protein MTPIKQWIPTVFQAPVIRKAALGVAGLAMAGGVVAGPATMAHAATPTADKPTTVAAVSQDKSTGAKELDFTYEFQDTYYYCGPAATKMALSADGKHFSQDEVADKLGTTEAGTNSAVDTTRVLKDVTGKDYRTVEIPGAKADDGQTNQLKSDVVKAVDEKRAVVANIAGTMTDVDGDRHSYEGGHYIAVTGYADGGDKVKIGDSWSDKGEYWMSADVLADWIASRGYSA; encoded by the coding sequence ATGACCCCCATCAAGCAGTGGATCCCCACCGTCTTCCAGGCTCCGGTCATCCGCAAGGCCGCCCTCGGCGTCGCCGGGCTGGCCATGGCGGGCGGCGTGGTCGCCGGCCCGGCCACCATGGCCCACGCGGCCACCCCGACCGCTGACAAGCCGACCACCGTCGCGGCGGTCAGCCAGGACAAGAGCACCGGTGCCAAGGAGCTCGACTTCACCTACGAGTTCCAGGACACGTACTACTACTGCGGCCCGGCGGCCACCAAGATGGCGCTGTCCGCCGACGGCAAGCACTTCAGCCAGGACGAGGTGGCCGACAAGCTCGGCACCACCGAGGCGGGCACCAACTCCGCGGTGGACACCACCCGGGTGCTGAAGGACGTGACCGGTAAGGACTACCGCACCGTCGAGATCCCCGGCGCCAAGGCCGACGACGGCCAGACGAACCAGCTGAAGTCCGACGTCGTGAAGGCCGTGGACGAGAAGCGCGCCGTGGTCGCGAATATCGCCGGCACCATGACGGACGTCGACGGCGACCGGCACTCGTACGAGGGTGGCCACTACATCGCGGTCACCGGGTACGCCGACGGTGGCGACAAGGTCAAGATCGGTGACTCGTGGTCCGACAAGGGCGAGTACTGGATGAGCGCCGACGTGCTGGCCGACTGGATCGCCTCGCGTGGCTACTCGGCCTGA
- a CDS encoding DUF4307 domain-containing protein: MTETRATTQPGASMFPPGRYGRRREARRTRPWVVGALVAVLVVVGAGFSFRLYRMYGDPTYDAKVITYTEITDTQILVDFQVTVPEGGSAICVLRARSRDGAEVAREEVRVDAPAGEKHPVVRHRLATSARPMIGEVLRCRATD; encoded by the coding sequence GTGACCGAGACGCGAGCCACAACGCAGCCCGGCGCGTCGATGTTCCCGCCCGGCCGCTACGGGCGGCGGCGGGAGGCCCGCCGGACCCGGCCGTGGGTCGTCGGTGCGCTGGTCGCGGTTCTGGTGGTGGTCGGTGCCGGTTTCAGCTTCCGGCTCTACCGCATGTACGGCGATCCGACCTACGACGCGAAGGTGATCACCTACACCGAGATCACCGACACGCAGATCCTCGTCGACTTCCAGGTCACCGTGCCCGAGGGCGGCTCGGCGATCTGCGTGCTGCGGGCCCGGTCGCGCGACGGCGCCGAGGTGGCCCGCGAAGAGGTCCGGGTGGACGCGCCGGCCGGCGAGAAACACCCCGTCGTACGGCACCGGCTGGCCACCTCGGCCCGGCCGATGATCGGCGAGGTTCTGCGCTGCCGCGCCACTGACTGA